A portion of the Mesobacillus sp. AQ2 genome contains these proteins:
- a CDS encoding SPOR domain-containing protein, producing MDKHGKTITIKINGKNRPVQEDRQDHQNGIEKKKQKEDKVENSKIEKENSGKFPINDLRDDRGKVYPLDNEAALNETAAAQEKTEEDFDWILPDPVEQEIVKEYKIAPKQQKKKKKSLGISVWNTKTKRSNRFYTTIFVTVFLAVLLGTAFGITFLKFVASEQDTTALPTVSAPKEGSPAKNPASGGEELKLKPIPVFIVQNGIFTTEDGAKERVKLLADKGVTAEQFSVNGQFAVYLGTAGSIEAAKQQAEALKAKGVEVFAKPFEIPGGTAAGLNANEAKFLQQAPELYSIMVSGSQASPEEVKKAEDFNALLGKIADKNIKDQNILKAKASMEKASASFASYQKSKDANQLEEMEKSLLSFLSAYQAIGK from the coding sequence TTGGACAAGCATGGCAAAACGATTACAATCAAGATTAATGGCAAGAACCGTCCGGTTCAGGAAGACAGGCAGGATCACCAAAACGGCATCGAAAAAAAGAAGCAGAAAGAAGATAAGGTTGAAAATAGTAAAATTGAAAAAGAAAATAGCGGCAAGTTCCCGATTAATGATCTTCGTGATGATCGGGGCAAGGTATATCCACTGGATAATGAAGCAGCGTTAAATGAAACTGCGGCTGCCCAGGAAAAGACTGAGGAAGACTTTGACTGGATTTTACCTGATCCCGTCGAACAGGAGATTGTCAAAGAATATAAAATCGCGCCAAAGCAGCAGAAGAAGAAAAAGAAAAGTCTGGGGATATCGGTTTGGAACACAAAAACAAAACGTAGCAACCGGTTTTACACGACAATTTTTGTGACGGTCTTTTTGGCGGTGTTGCTGGGAACGGCGTTTGGGATTACTTTCCTTAAGTTTGTCGCATCTGAACAAGACACGACTGCACTACCGACTGTGAGTGCCCCGAAAGAAGGCTCACCAGCGAAAAATCCGGCGAGCGGCGGGGAAGAGCTAAAACTAAAACCAATTCCAGTGTTCATCGTCCAGAACGGAATTTTCACGACCGAGGATGGTGCGAAGGAACGAGTGAAGCTGCTTGCAGATAAAGGAGTCACGGCTGAGCAGTTTTCTGTAAATGGCCAATTCGCTGTCTATTTAGGAACAGCCGGCAGCATCGAGGCGGCGAAACAACAGGCTGAGGCCCTCAAAGCCAAAGGTGTGGAGGTTTTTGCGAAGCCATTCGAAATTCCGGGAGGAACAGCCGCCGGTTTGAACGCAAATGAGGCAAAGTTCCTCCAACAAGCTCCGGAACTGTATTCAATCATGGTGAGCGGATCACAAGCTTCACCAGAGGAAGTGAAAAAGGCAGAAGATTTTAACGCACTCCTCGGAAAAATTGCGGACAAAAATATAAAGGATCAAAATATCTTAAAAGCGAAGGCCAGTATGGAGAAGGCAAGTGCTTCTTTCGCCAGCTACCAGAAGTCGAAGGACGCCAACCAGCTTGAGGAAATGGAGAAAAGCCTACTCTCATTCCTATCTGCCTATCAGGCCATTGGAAAATAA